The following proteins are co-located in the Pseudomonas sp. ATCC 13867 genome:
- a CDS encoding DNA cytosine methyltransferase encodes METSKPLVIDLFSGCGGLGLGAELAGFHSLAAVDVDKDLQSAYSLNFPLTQTINTDLALVTPSMWKSILNGKKIDGIIGGPPCQGFSRIGLRKTDDPRNALLSQYFRQVRELKPRFFLMENVEGLLDEKNKPVLDAALNLIPGNYNVIGPLKINALDCGAATSRKRVVIIGVDSSSMDRISEQEIVASLVKRPIPVREAISDIPSPKEDGLRSSEFFSWARYKKTSLSEYALRMRAMPPKGLGSKLSLERLVHGEISGVINTKHTQPVIERFSETRPGEMELVSRYPRLSWGGHCPTLRAGTGSDKGSFQAMRPIHPSEPRVITVREAARLQGFPDWFLFHPTIWHSFRMIGNSVSPLMSHHLMSIIAEKLERRAAA; translated from the coding sequence GTGGAAACCTCAAAACCTCTTGTGATCGACTTGTTTTCTGGTTGTGGCGGGCTTGGGCTGGGTGCTGAATTGGCGGGATTCCATTCGCTAGCAGCAGTGGACGTCGATAAGGATCTCCAGTCCGCCTATAGCCTAAACTTTCCCCTTACACAAACCATCAACACTGATTTGGCGCTAGTAACGCCAAGTATGTGGAAAAGTATCCTTAACGGGAAAAAAATTGACGGAATCATTGGTGGCCCTCCTTGCCAAGGGTTTAGCCGCATAGGTCTTCGAAAAACTGACGACCCAAGAAATGCCTTACTTAGTCAATATTTTAGACAAGTGCGTGAGTTAAAGCCAAGATTCTTCTTGATGGAGAATGTAGAGGGGCTTCTGGATGAGAAGAATAAACCCGTTCTAGATGCTGCTCTCAATTTGATTCCAGGAAATTACAATGTTATCGGTCCATTGAAGATCAATGCCCTTGATTGCGGGGCAGCGACCTCTCGGAAGCGAGTAGTAATAATTGGTGTCGACTCGTCCTCCATGGACCGGATTTCCGAGCAAGAAATAGTTGCTAGTCTTGTGAAGCGTCCGATCCCTGTTAGAGAGGCGATAAGCGATATTCCCTCTCCTAAAGAAGATGGGTTGAGGTCGTCGGAGTTCTTTAGTTGGGCGAGATATAAGAAGACGTCATTGTCTGAGTACGCATTAAGAATGCGGGCGATGCCGCCAAAAGGACTAGGGTCGAAGCTTTCATTAGAGCGTCTGGTACATGGTGAGATATCTGGTGTAATAAATACAAAGCACACGCAGCCGGTAATTGAGCGATTTAGCGAAACTCGCCCTGGCGAGATGGAACTGGTAAGTCGATATCCTAGGCTTTCTTGGGGAGGGCATTGCCCTACACTTCGCGCCGGTACCGGGAGCGACAAAGGTAGCTTTCAAGCTATGAGGCCTATCCATCCCTCAGAGCCGCGAGTAATAACAGTCAGAGAAGCGGCTAGGCTGCAGGGTTTTCCGGACTGGTTCCTGTTTCACCCCACAATTTGGCACTCTTTCCGAATGATAGGGAATAGTGTTTCGCCCCTTATGTCTCATCACTTGATGAGCATAATTGCGGAAAAGTTAGAGCGCAGAGCAGCTGCATAG